Below is a window of Sulfurisphaera ohwakuensis DNA.
CCCGGCTCTAATATTATTACCTCATGGCATAATAACATATATTTGGCTAGGATCCTTATACATTTTCATTATAATAGCTCTAATAGGATTATTTGATAAAAGTAAAAAGTTACCAGCTCTACTCCTATTTGTTCCGCTTTTCATTATATTAAGTATATCTGCGGGGACTAACGTACCCATAAAACAATTTGTATACATGTTTGAAATTGATCCTTCTCATATACCAATAATCGGAGGAATATTTGGAACAACCTTTGCTATACCCTTTGTTGCTGCAGAAATAGCGCCAATATTAGCATCCCTTTTAACAGTTATAGGTATAAATTATATTTTAACCAGGTTACATAAACCCTCATATAGATCAATCGCCATTACAGTTGTTGTAGTATTAGCCGTGTTTGCGAGTTGGCAGTATTTTAATGGAACCCTTTACCCATCACAAGTTACCGGGTCTTTTCCCGGTAATAGTATATCATTACAAGGATATTATGCTCCGCTTTATCCTCCACCTCAATGGGTTCACGTAATGAATATTTTATCAACTTCAAATGCGGGAGTCGCATATGCCGGTGAGATTGGATTTTCAGAAAAATGGGCCCATTACCAGTTCATTTCTCACACACCTTTCTTAATGCCTGGCTATGCTACTATTTCGCCTCCTCCAGTTAAGTACGTTAATCAAACACCAGTAGCATATGACATAAGCGGTACAAAATATTTGTTTATAGATAACACATCTTACACACCGCTCAGCAATTCATTTATTTACTCTTACCTTAACTATTCCGGGTTAAAAGTAATCTATGCTAAGGGAGACGTCTATTTATTAGAACAACCAAACGCCTCAGTATTTAGATATGCAGAAGAAGCATTATCAATTAATACTACTAACGAAAATATAGCATTTGAAGTAGAGGATTTACTTTATCCATTACTTAACTACACGCCGGCAATAATTTCTCCTCAAGGAGGAATAAAAGTGCTAGTAAATCCCACTCAGGTCACTTCTAGCTATATGGCTTTCTTTAACGAAAGTACTAACGTAAGTATATCGCCAGGTAAGTACATTATACTTAACGGTACAACAACAGAAAAATATCTGAGCGGAATAATTCACGTTAACCCAAACACACTCATAATACCTTCAAATATTAATTTAAGTAAGCTAATCTCATATCCTCTAAACTTTTCATTCAATCAACTTACTGCATCATTTACAGTTAACGTAAAGCCAGGCTATATAATAGAAACTTCCTTACCTTTACCTAATGGGGGAGTAATAGCAAATGGAGGAAAGATTCTAGGACAGAACGTTTTCGGGCAGACTGTATTCTCATCAAACTCAAATACCGTGACGTTATCTATAAAATTGGGCTTTTTCACTAACGTCTTGATGACAGCAGTAGACATATTTTTCTATCTCATGTTCGCGTACTTTATTATATATAAGGGGTTAAAAAGTTCCGGGATTACTAGGGTGCTTTTAAGTGCTATTAGGAATAGTGGATTCAAGAGCAGTAAGTAACTCATCTGCTGGTAGCGAAACTCACGTAAGGGAAGTGTTAAAGAGGTTAGTTAAAAAGTATAAAATCTATTATTTACCGACAACCCATGTATTTCTTGAAGGCAAGAGGGAAAACATTATAAAAAATGCCAAAGAACTAGAGAAGATTGTAAAAATTCCGTCATCATTTTATTCTTTTCTAGAGAGTGGAAAGACTACGTCATTAAGAGAAGAGTTATTTTCATTCTCCAGATTAGCTAAAGAACTCTATAATGAGTACAAAAAGGAAGTGGATAGCGTGGAATTCGTGTATATCCCCCATAATTATAGGATACAATTAATGTCTTCAATCCTCCTATCCTCCCTTTCCCAGAACGGATATGGAATGTTATTAATGACCGACCCCCACAATTCTATATTGGAAAAGAAATCACTCATTGAGTGCATAAGAATTTGGCATAGACTATGGTTCTCTTATAAACCCGCACTCGAGTTTTGTTTAGCACAGAGAATACAAGATTTTCTCTTCCTAAGAAAGAGGGGAAACTTAAAGTTCATTGCAGTAATGAACAAGGGCACTCTAGACTATACAGCGTTATCTAAGTATTTTAACGTAAGAGTTTTAACTCCTCCTCATGCTTTCAATCCTATAGCATTGA
It encodes the following:
- a CDS encoding glycosyltransferase family 4 protein, whose amino-acid sequence is MLLGIVDSRAVSNSSAGSETHVREVLKRLVKKYKIYYLPTTHVFLEGKRENIIKNAKELEKIVKIPSSFYSFLESGKTTSLREELFSFSRLAKELYNEYKKEVDSVEFVYIPHNYRIQLMSSILLSSLSQNGYGMLLMTDPHNSILEKKSLIECIRIWHRLWFSYKPALEFCLAQRIQDFLFLRKRGNLKFIAVMNKGTLDYTALSKYFNVRVLTPPHAFNPIALKYRTFDKEEYAVFLGRMNTAKGAHEVIEIRKSVKLKMIGKPEQDFIVRKARENGIVVIENVSEEEKFEILSRAKVLVLPSHQESFSITILEALAVGTPVVTYDLPSLKSIYQFEAVKFVKEFDTSSLTQEVKRMMEVRKEKLEEMFEDEKLQEFLKLHSSWDNVANAIDKMIREFSNS